A stretch of Nitrospinota bacterium DNA encodes these proteins:
- the rsfS gene encoding ribosome silencing factor has translation MIDQLSSLQQLAVDSASEKKAFDILILDLRNRSDLTDFFMICSGNSKVHVQSIVDAILENCHQTENKPLAVEGYSGGDWVVVDLGDLIVHVFHKEARLHYDLERLWGDVPVIKAVGQ, from the coding sequence ATGATAGATCAATTAAGTTCTTTGCAACAGCTTGCTGTTGATTCTGCCTCTGAAAAAAAGGCATTTGATATCCTGATTCTGGATTTGAGGAACCGCTCAGACCTGACTGACTTTTTCATGATTTGCAGTGGGAACTCCAAGGTTCACGTGCAATCGATTGTGGATGCCATTCTGGAAAATTGCCACCAGACCGAAAATAAACCTCTGGCTGTAGAAGGTTATTCAGGTGGCGACTGGGTGGTGGTAGATCTTGGAGATTTAATAGTACATGTTTTTCACAAAGAAGCCCGCCTTCACTACGACCTCGAACGTCTATGGGGAGATGTTCCTGTTATCAAGGCAGTAGGCCAATAA
- a CDS encoding nicotinate-nucleotide adenylyltransferase has translation MNRELKKVGLLGGTFDPIHNGHLDLAARSAKLFDLQEVLFIPVSQSPHKLDSLPASSTHRVAMLDLALKKESLFSIELLEVDSGGVSYSIDTLSQLKDRHPEWEFFMILGADAFLLMDTWKRVSEILKLCHILVSTRPGIKLEFSLKFIETLGLNKTLLESNDFNSPKIVRDSSGKTIQLYEIPTQNISSTEIRQKVRTGKEIKNLLPPAVDHYIMHHRLYRAESPPKKG, from the coding sequence ATGAATAGGGAATTAAAAAAAGTGGGGTTGTTGGGGGGGACGTTTGATCCCATCCATAACGGGCACCTGGATCTTGCCGCAAGATCAGCTAAATTGTTTGATTTACAAGAAGTTTTGTTCATTCCAGTCAGCCAGTCTCCTCACAAGCTGGACAGCCTGCCAGCCTCTTCGACCCACCGGGTCGCCATGCTTGATCTGGCTTTGAAAAAGGAGAGCTTGTTTTCAATAGAGTTATTGGAGGTTGATAGTGGAGGAGTATCCTATTCTATCGACACATTGTCCCAGCTCAAAGATAGACATCCTGAATGGGAGTTTTTCATGATTCTTGGGGCTGATGCCTTTCTATTAATGGATACCTGGAAACGCGTATCTGAAATATTAAAGCTTTGCCATATTCTGGTTAGCACACGTCCAGGAATCAAATTAGAGTTTTCATTAAAATTTATCGAAACCCTGGGGCTAAATAAAACATTGTTAGAAAGTAATGATTTCAATTCTCCAAAGATTGTGAGGGACTCTTCAGGAAAAACCATACAGCTATATGAAATTCCTACACAAAATATATCGTCTACGGAAATCCGGCAAAAGGTAAGAACCGGAAAAGAAATCAAAAATTTGTTGCCCCCTGCAGTTGATCATTATATTATGCATCACCGGTTATACAGGGCTGAGTCCCCTCCCAAAAAAGGTTAA
- a CDS encoding prepilin-type N-terminal cleavage/methylation domain-containing protein: MLSKLRNVQGEKGFTLIELLIVIAIIGILAAIAIPQFSAYKNRAYQSDAKGNLHNIYLACKAYWADNAGTESCTTAIATGSTYGWVNSTGVTVAITTGTESGFVATGTHTSDSSSTTYTMDANGNIS; the protein is encoded by the coding sequence ATGTTATCCAAGCTCAGAAATGTTCAAGGAGAAAAAGGTTTCACCCTTATTGAACTATTGATCGTTATTGCCATTATTGGTATTTTGGCCGCTATCGCTATCCCTCAATTCAGTGCCTATAAGAACCGGGCTTATCAATCTGATGCAAAAGGTAATTTGCACAATATTTACCTGGCTTGCAAAGCTTACTGGGCGGATAATGCAGGTACGGAATCATGTACAACTGCTATTGCTACAGGCTCTACATATGGTTGGGTTAATTCAACAGGTGTTACCGTGGCAATTACTACTGGTACTGAGTCTGGTTTTGTTGCAACTGGAACACATACTTCAGATTCTAGCTCTACAACATATACCATGGATGCAAATGGTAATATCAGTTAA
- a CDS encoding YfhO family protein, which translates to MKDAFLTRLRSLFLPACFLLFIFTLFFYPVLFEGSTFFFRDIHHFAYPMKWFIAKTWEKGEWSFWYPNILQGIPLMSLMHPGVFYPPSIIFLLEDFSFAFNAYFLFHHLVLMGSIYALCLYWKKSVPACLCASLTALLGGFFLSLASVYNQFQSAIWFPLILLLWQKFIDDGNLKYFCGAVVFLAFQVLGGGPENAIFSVLLVYAHSLYLVNEGQRVRGFNHITLVVVALAVLALAVSAMQWLPTYYLLKETGRSGGLPFIASTVWSLEPGSLLTLFLPENFAHFLSKDGGEMSYFVHSIYMGIVPLFILFGCLLINSAEKSIRFWLMTFGAGVFFALGKHNPTYFLFHEWVPVFDLFRYPQKFFFLCAYSMVFLTALSLDRIVQAIINGKRQLNKLLLVVFVLAIVVAGILGANAERPGLESLLILLLLAIGLFGLSAKKINRSGFFSLLLFLMLMDLMGKNSMLIPLIDRGFYTDPPPLAKRLGGTADSFRVFSGMLLEKAVIKKDPSPLAESTTTSSKTKKPAYNILSVQLATRDQVYPNLGAIYELAYVDGMATMMLKHSMLWEHLFITADIPKKRRMLERSNVKFWVTEDYEQLPSHQYPRGIKKVNIFGDALPRAFLVGSSRTVPEMELLDVYYDAEFDPLDQVLLTESVDIKSATRFSGQVKQLKYSPNRVSIETEQNEEGFLVLLDTFFPGWKVEVDGKPEHIYRANFFYRGVRLAPGNHRVEFYYEPLGLKTGAIISAVTVVLLLFLSLNPFNRREAVISPM; encoded by the coding sequence ATGAAGGACGCCTTTCTAACCCGTTTGAGGTCCCTCTTTTTACCAGCTTGTTTCCTGTTGTTCATTTTTACCTTGTTTTTTTACCCGGTTTTGTTTGAAGGCAGTACTTTCTTCTTTCGAGACATCCACCATTTTGCCTACCCCATGAAATGGTTCATCGCCAAGACATGGGAGAAGGGGGAATGGTCTTTCTGGTACCCCAATATTTTGCAGGGCATACCCTTAATGTCTTTGATGCATCCGGGCGTGTTTTACCCCCCATCAATTATATTTTTGCTGGAAGATTTTTCATTCGCTTTTAATGCTTATTTTCTTTTTCATCACCTTGTCCTGATGGGTTCAATTTATGCTCTCTGCCTATATTGGAAAAAATCGGTTCCCGCATGTTTATGTGCTTCTCTGACAGCATTATTGGGAGGATTTTTTTTATCACTGGCCTCGGTCTACAATCAGTTCCAGTCTGCTATTTGGTTTCCATTGATTCTTCTGCTATGGCAAAAGTTTATAGATGATGGAAACCTGAAATATTTCTGTGGTGCTGTGGTTTTCCTGGCTTTCCAGGTTCTGGGAGGTGGTCCGGAAAACGCTATTTTCTCGGTACTCCTGGTTTATGCCCACTCACTTTATCTTGTGAATGAAGGTCAGAGAGTACGAGGGTTCAATCATATAACTCTGGTTGTGGTCGCGTTGGCGGTCTTGGCATTAGCAGTATCGGCGATGCAATGGTTGCCCACCTATTATTTATTGAAAGAAACTGGACGCAGCGGTGGTCTCCCGTTCATTGCAAGCACAGTCTGGTCATTAGAGCCAGGCTCATTGCTCACCCTCTTTCTGCCTGAAAATTTCGCACACTTCCTATCCAAGGATGGAGGTGAAATGTCCTATTTTGTTCACAGCATTTATATGGGTATTGTACCGTTATTTATTTTATTCGGCTGTCTATTGATTAACAGTGCGGAAAAATCCATCAGGTTCTGGCTGATGACTTTTGGAGCAGGGGTGTTTTTTGCCCTTGGCAAGCATAACCCAACCTACTTCCTGTTTCATGAATGGGTTCCCGTGTTTGATTTGTTTCGTTATCCACAAAAATTTTTTTTCCTTTGTGCTTATTCAATGGTGTTTCTCACCGCCTTGTCTCTTGACAGAATTGTTCAGGCGATCATCAATGGAAAACGACAATTGAATAAGCTCCTGCTCGTTGTGTTTGTCTTGGCAATTGTGGTTGCAGGGATATTGGGAGCAAATGCTGAACGGCCAGGACTTGAGAGTCTATTGATATTACTTCTACTTGCGATTGGTCTATTTGGCTTGAGTGCAAAAAAAATAAATCGTTCCGGGTTTTTCTCACTTCTCCTGTTTTTAATGTTGATGGACTTGATGGGTAAGAACTCAATGCTGATACCTCTGATAGACCGCGGGTTTTATACCGATCCTCCGCCTCTGGCAAAAAGACTGGGCGGAACGGCAGATTCATTTCGTGTCTTTAGTGGAATGCTGTTGGAAAAAGCGGTAATCAAAAAGGATCCTTCCCCTTTGGCAGAAAGCACAACGACTTCCTCCAAAACTAAAAAGCCTGCGTATAATATTTTGAGTGTTCAATTGGCCACAAGAGATCAGGTTTATCCAAACCTTGGGGCGATTTATGAATTGGCCTATGTAGATGGAATGGCTACTATGATGCTTAAACACAGCATGCTGTGGGAGCATTTATTCATTACGGCTGATATACCGAAAAAAAGAAGAATGTTGGAGCGTAGTAATGTGAAGTTTTGGGTAACAGAAGACTATGAACAACTCCCTTCCCATCAATACCCAAGGGGAATTAAAAAGGTAAACATTTTTGGAGATGCTTTGCCGCGTGCGTTTCTTGTAGGCAGTTCGAGAACTGTTCCGGAAATGGAACTTCTTGATGTTTATTATGATGCCGAATTTGATCCATTGGATCAGGTTTTGTTGACAGAATCGGTCGATATAAAAAGTGCCACTCGGTTTTCAGGTCAGGTGAAGCAGCTAAAGTACAGTCCTAACAGGGTGAGCATTGAAACTGAACAGAACGAAGAAGGATTTCTAGTGTTGCTAGATACATTTTTCCCCGGCTGGAAGGTGGAAGTGGATGGCAAACCAGAGCATATTTACCGGGCTAATTTTTTCTACCGGGGCGTCCGGTTGGCACCGGGCAACCACCGCGTAGAATTTTATTATGAACCTCTGGGATTAAAAACGGGTGCGATCATCAGTGCTGTAACCGTTGTTCTTTTATTATTTTTGTCACTTAACCCTTTCAACAGGCGTGAGGCTGTGATATCTCCTATGTAG
- a CDS encoding cobalamin-binding protein, protein MKLVSLLPSATEILVQLGLEESLVGVSHECDYPMSVKFLPNLTSTRINPSSSSPDIHKSVLEVMKNSVSVYDLDLELLKSLNPDFIVTQDLCDVCAVSFSQVEEACQELVGAKIISLRPQKLGDIWNDVQNVADQLGISQRGEEFREEVDSRVNAVKNRLNGKATHTPKVLTIEWLDPIYVGGMWLPEMIDIAGGEVCIAECGKPAPVVDREVLEKISPDVVVVKPCGYKLEQTLKEMDLLKKQIPWQDWETKYNTRFYLVDGNSYFNRPGPRILDSLEILAHCTHPNLFPEFGEQYADGLIKLEPGLNLP, encoded by the coding sequence ATGAAACTTGTCAGCTTACTTCCTTCTGCGACTGAAATTCTGGTGCAACTTGGGTTAGAGGAAAGCCTTGTTGGTGTGTCGCATGAATGTGACTATCCCATGTCAGTGAAGTTTCTTCCCAACCTCACTTCAACTCGTATCAACCCATCATCCAGCAGTCCCGATATTCATAAATCAGTTCTTGAGGTTATGAAAAACAGCGTGTCGGTTTATGACCTGGATTTGGAGTTGTTGAAATCACTCAACCCGGATTTCATCGTGACGCAGGACTTGTGTGATGTCTGCGCTGTTTCATTTTCTCAGGTTGAAGAGGCCTGCCAGGAACTCGTTGGGGCAAAAATTATTTCTCTCAGACCCCAAAAACTGGGAGATATCTGGAATGATGTGCAGAATGTAGCAGACCAGCTTGGTATCAGTCAAAGAGGTGAAGAGTTTCGTGAAGAAGTGGACTCAAGGGTCAATGCGGTTAAAAATCGTCTTAACGGCAAGGCCACCCACACTCCGAAAGTTTTGACAATAGAATGGCTCGACCCGATTTATGTAGGAGGCATGTGGCTCCCTGAAATGATAGACATAGCTGGAGGCGAGGTTTGCATTGCTGAATGCGGAAAACCCGCGCCTGTTGTGGATCGGGAAGTCTTGGAGAAAATCAGTCCTGATGTCGTGGTGGTCAAACCATGTGGCTATAAACTGGAACAGACCTTGAAAGAAATGGATTTACTGAAAAAACAAATTCCCTGGCAGGACTGGGAAACAAAATATAATACCCGGTTTTATCTGGTAGATGGAAATTCCTACTTCAACCGCCCCGGTCCACGTATTCTCGATTCACTCGAAATCCTTGCTCACTGCACCCACCCCAATCTCTTTCCGGAGTTCGGCGAACAATACGCGGATGGACTCATCAAATTAGAACCGGGCCTAAACCTGCCGTAG
- the nadB gene encoding L-aspartate oxidase, giving the protein MAIEKDFIVIGSGVAGLTFALKVCKYGSVGIITKDALEESATKYAQGGIASVMAEDDSFELHVKDTMETGRGLCHEDFVRIACREGPARIRELIGLGARFDRIRGAGFDLGKEGGHSKRRILHAHDLTGWEIERTLIEAVHAQDNIEIFENHMAIDLITRARLDDKVQVGGDQDETLGLYVLNHMTQKVETMVGRVTFMATGGAGKVYLYTSNPDTATGDGVAVAYRAGAKIANMEFFQFHPTCLFHPKAKSFLISETVRGEGGILRLQNGSTFMENYHSLGCLAPRDVVARAIDYEMKKSGDDYVLLDATHLEGYRIRERFPNIYKTCLEFGFDMSREPVPVVPAAHYMCGGLVVDTSGQTNIKRLFASGEVCFSGLHGANRLASNSLLEGLVLSHRAVEKAVALFEESKDSKGFMGQIPEWDPGSAVDSDESVVVSHNWDEIRRLMWNYVGIVRSNKRLKRAERRIQLLLEEIQEYYWNFKITKDTLELRNITITAQLIIQGALTRKESRGLHYNRDFPDTDDANWKQDTIFQNNHKRLITQTNPRIVTHE; this is encoded by the coding sequence ATGGCTATTGAAAAGGATTTCATTGTAATTGGTTCTGGAGTCGCAGGGCTGACGTTTGCACTCAAGGTCTGTAAATACGGTTCTGTAGGCATCATCACCAAGGATGCTCTCGAAGAGTCGGCGACCAAATATGCCCAGGGGGGTATCGCCTCGGTGATGGCGGAAGACGACTCGTTTGAATTGCATGTCAAAGACACAATGGAAACCGGTCGCGGTCTCTGCCATGAGGACTTCGTACGAATTGCCTGCCGTGAAGGTCCAGCACGAATTCGAGAATTGATCGGGCTTGGTGCCAGGTTCGACCGCATTCGAGGTGCGGGGTTCGACTTGGGAAAAGAAGGTGGACATTCCAAACGCCGTATCCTGCACGCGCACGACCTGACGGGCTGGGAAATTGAGCGCACCCTCATTGAGGCGGTTCACGCCCAGGATAATATTGAAATTTTTGAGAATCACATGGCGATTGATCTCATCACCCGGGCCCGGCTGGATGACAAAGTTCAGGTTGGAGGAGATCAAGACGAAACCCTTGGTCTTTATGTGCTGAACCACATGACGCAAAAGGTGGAAACGATGGTGGGACGAGTCACCTTCATGGCAACGGGAGGTGCGGGTAAGGTTTATCTTTACACATCGAATCCAGACACGGCAACAGGCGATGGTGTAGCGGTGGCATATCGTGCCGGGGCAAAAATTGCCAATATGGAATTCTTCCAGTTTCATCCCACCTGCTTGTTTCACCCGAAAGCAAAATCGTTTCTCATTTCAGAAACAGTACGGGGTGAAGGTGGAATTCTGCGTCTGCAAAATGGCAGTACGTTCATGGAAAACTACCATTCTCTAGGTTGTCTGGCTCCCCGTGATGTGGTGGCGCGAGCGATTGACTATGAGATGAAAAAGAGTGGGGATGACTACGTCCTCCTTGACGCCACCCATCTTGAGGGTTACCGCATTAGAGAACGTTTTCCTAATATTTACAAGACTTGTTTGGAGTTTGGTTTTGATATGTCTCGAGAACCTGTTCCAGTCGTGCCAGCGGCACATTATATGTGCGGTGGATTGGTTGTGGATACCAGTGGCCAGACGAATATCAAACGGCTGTTTGCCAGCGGCGAGGTTTGCTTTTCCGGATTGCATGGAGCCAACCGGCTGGCCTCCAACTCTTTGCTGGAAGGGTTGGTTCTCTCGCACCGTGCTGTTGAGAAAGCGGTTGCCTTGTTTGAGGAATCCAAAGACTCTAAGGGTTTCATGGGTCAGATTCCTGAATGGGATCCCGGAAGCGCCGTAGATAGTGACGAATCGGTGGTGGTGTCGCACAACTGGGACGAAATTCGCCGGTTGATGTGGAACTATGTCGGCATTGTCCGCTCCAATAAGCGACTGAAAAGAGCCGAGAGACGCATTCAACTTCTGTTGGAAGAGATACAGGAATATTACTGGAACTTTAAAATCACCAAGGACACCCTGGAGTTGAGAAATATTACCATCACGGCACAACTGATTATTCAGGGAGCCCTGACCAGAAAGGAAAGCCGGGGATTGCATTATAACCGCGATTTTCCGGACACAGATGACGCGAACTGGAAACAAGACACGATTTTCCAGAACAACCATAAACGATTGATAACCCAAACCAACCCGAGAATAGTGACCCATGAGTGA
- a CDS encoding DNA translocase FtsK gives MSEEKTVHILIRDFFGVVALAFTVFSLMALITFSPDDPSFNKSVTGTDVTNSAGMVGAYFSDGLARIFGSGSFFFPVITLFLSWVLVRGKDFHNLPLILSSGLLFLIGLCSLLAIQFKVDPFFGTAVPVGGLVGHGLGGFLVTWLNASGAVLTLLTLLFVAFLVMTRIPVNVLVEAIGKLSRVLGSATMLTLVAIKNMVLKSVSLIRDWIVKLQTARQEMREANKAPVEPVIVTRSQLEPEVKIIEKKEKKKKAQEEKAEFVVQENFAFMGTSGKYQVPPLALLENPPPGRDTQDEKAREEILASSAILEKKLKDFGIEGRVVQVLPGPVITLFEYEPAPGVKVSRIVSLADDLSLAMRCVGLRILAPVPGKPVVGIEIPNIRRETIYFKDVMTSESFQESESKLTLVIGKDITGEPAVQDLATTPHLLMAGSTGSGKSVGLNAMICSILLNATPEEVKMIMIDPKMLELSVYDGIPHLISPVVTNPKKAAAALQWAVNEMESRYKMMAEKGVRNIGGFNELAEKLQKEYEQELKKREKANKGVKPENADDVEEDEEEEIIPEPPAKLPYIVILIDELADLMMVASKGVEDSLTRLAQMARAAGIHLIVATQRPSVDVLTGIIKANFPTRMSYKVTSRVDSRTILDAMGADKLLGKGDMLFLPPGTSKLHRLHGVMVSDEEIQRIVDFIKKQAKPHYQEDIFDSVVEEEKNNGDEEEEFDEKYDEALAIVAKDRQASISYIQRRLRIGYNRAARIIETMEREGVVGPSDGVKPREVYVNPIEIE, from the coding sequence ATGAGTGAAGAAAAAACAGTACATATTTTAATCCGAGATTTTTTTGGTGTGGTTGCGCTCGCCTTCACGGTATTCAGCTTGATGGCGTTGATCACTTTTTCACCTGACGATCCTTCTTTCAATAAAAGTGTTACAGGGACGGATGTGACAAACTCCGCTGGCATGGTTGGAGCCTATTTTTCAGATGGGCTGGCGCGAATTTTTGGAAGTGGTTCGTTTTTCTTCCCGGTCATCACTCTGTTTTTGAGTTGGGTTTTGGTTCGTGGAAAAGACTTCCATAATTTGCCGCTGATCTTGAGCTCAGGTCTTTTATTCCTGATTGGTCTCTGTTCTCTTCTGGCGATCCAGTTCAAGGTCGACCCATTTTTTGGCACTGCGGTTCCAGTTGGTGGTTTGGTGGGTCATGGTCTGGGTGGTTTTCTGGTGACCTGGTTGAATGCTTCAGGAGCCGTTTTAACCCTGTTAACCTTATTGTTTGTCGCTTTTCTTGTGATGACACGTATTCCGGTTAATGTGCTGGTAGAGGCAATCGGAAAATTATCCAGGGTGCTGGGTTCTGCAACGATGCTGACGCTTGTTGCAATTAAAAATATGGTTTTAAAATCTGTGTCTTTAATCCGCGATTGGATTGTAAAGTTGCAAACTGCCAGGCAGGAAATGAGGGAGGCCAATAAGGCACCTGTAGAGCCAGTGATTGTCACCCGCAGTCAACTTGAGCCGGAAGTAAAAATAATAGAAAAAAAAGAGAAGAAAAAGAAAGCTCAGGAAGAAAAGGCAGAGTTTGTGGTTCAGGAAAACTTTGCTTTCATGGGTACATCGGGGAAGTATCAGGTGCCACCCCTTGCATTGCTTGAGAACCCGCCACCTGGCAGGGACACACAAGACGAGAAAGCCCGGGAAGAAATTTTAGCAAGCAGTGCCATTCTGGAAAAGAAATTAAAGGACTTTGGTATTGAAGGAAGAGTCGTTCAGGTTCTTCCCGGTCCCGTTATCACATTGTTTGAATATGAACCTGCACCGGGAGTCAAAGTCAGTCGAATTGTTTCTCTTGCGGACGATTTATCTTTGGCAATGCGTTGTGTGGGGCTTCGTATTCTGGCACCTGTACCGGGCAAACCGGTGGTGGGTATAGAAATTCCTAATATTCGGCGTGAGACCATCTATTTTAAAGATGTCATGACTTCGGAATCGTTTCAGGAATCAGAATCCAAGCTCACTCTTGTTATTGGTAAAGACATTACAGGGGAACCGGCAGTGCAGGATCTGGCAACGACACCGCACTTGCTAATGGCAGGCTCAACAGGTTCGGGAAAGAGCGTAGGACTCAACGCCATGATCTGCAGCATCCTTTTGAACGCCACCCCGGAAGAAGTAAAAATGATCATGATTGACCCGAAGATGCTGGAGTTATCGGTTTATGATGGCATTCCACATCTTATTTCTCCTGTCGTCACCAACCCTAAAAAGGCCGCGGCCGCGCTTCAATGGGCGGTCAACGAAATGGAATCCCGTTACAAGATGATGGCCGAGAAAGGTGTGCGTAATATTGGTGGCTTCAATGAGCTTGCGGAGAAACTCCAGAAAGAATATGAACAGGAGCTTAAGAAACGTGAAAAAGCGAATAAAGGGGTCAAGCCTGAAAACGCTGATGATGTGGAGGAAGACGAAGAAGAGGAAATAATTCCGGAACCCCCTGCAAAGCTTCCTTACATTGTCATCCTGATTGATGAACTGGCAGACCTCATGATGGTTGCTTCCAAAGGAGTGGAAGACTCGTTAACACGGCTGGCGCAAATGGCGAGGGCCGCGGGAATTCATCTGATCGTTGCCACCCAGCGCCCTTCCGTCGATGTATTGACGGGAATCATCAAAGCCAACTTTCCCACCCGCATGTCTTATAAAGTGACTTCAAGAGTGGACTCAAGAACCATTCTGGATGCGATGGGTGCGGACAAACTTCTCGGTAAAGGAGACATGCTGTTTCTACCACCAGGAACTTCAAAACTTCATCGACTGCATGGGGTTATGGTTAGCGATGAGGAGATTCAACGAATCGTGGACTTCATCAAGAAGCAGGCGAAACCACATTATCAGGAAGATATTTTCGATTCTGTTGTTGAAGAAGAAAAAAATAATGGAGATGAGGAAGAGGAGTTTGATGAAAAATATGATGAGGCCCTTGCCATTGTCGCCAAAGACCGGCAGGCTTCTATTTCCTATATTCAACGACGTTTAAGAATAGGTTATAATCGGGCTGCACGAATCATAGAAACCATGGAGCGAGAAGGGGTGGTGGGTCCATCTGATGGAGTCAAACCTCGTGAAGTCTATGTCAACCCGATCGAAATTGAATAG
- a CDS encoding TIGR02281 family clan AA aspartic protease, with amino-acid sequence MESNLVKSMSTRSKLNRVLFAVQLVLSAFVVFGLVQQGLAGVFSYRDDEGAIHFTDDISKIPQKYRDRKEGVRTLRENRAYRSTPSLPPVIELPGSTSSNGETQVPLIPLSGGNFLVDTVLNGRVKARLMLDTGASLITLTEEIGQKLGISSSSVSAELPFNTAGGEDWMPLVALDSVSVGSAKTRLVEASINSHIKEIDGLLGMSFLGDFRFEIDRTNKLLTLKPPQTQDELVWDNKPGNWWKSRFEHYDATIKSYASRADLLRRRGHAKAMNMQNTVEFYKALRQKLETQASISGLPVRFRSSM; translated from the coding sequence ATGGAGTCAAACCTCGTGAAGTCTATGTCAACCCGATCGAAATTGAATAGGGTCCTATTTGCTGTCCAGCTGGTTCTGTCAGCTTTTGTTGTTTTTGGTCTGGTGCAACAGGGTCTCGCCGGTGTTTTTTCATACAGGGATGACGAAGGCGCGATTCATTTTACAGATGACATCTCAAAGATTCCCCAGAAATACCGCGACAGAAAAGAAGGTGTTCGTACCCTTAGAGAGAACCGGGCCTATCGGTCAACTCCCAGCCTTCCACCCGTAATAGAGCTACCCGGGTCAACTTCATCCAACGGGGAAACCCAGGTTCCTTTGATCCCTCTTAGTGGCGGTAATTTTCTTGTTGATACGGTTCTAAATGGCCGGGTCAAAGCAAGGCTGATGTTGGATACCGGAGCCTCACTCATAACGCTTACCGAGGAAATCGGCCAAAAGCTGGGAATTTCAAGTTCTTCTGTTTCAGCCGAGTTGCCTTTCAATACTGCAGGTGGAGAAGATTGGATGCCACTCGTAGCGCTTGACTCGGTTTCGGTTGGTTCTGCCAAGACCCGTTTGGTAGAAGCATCGATCAACAGCCATATCAAAGAAATAGATGGATTACTGGGGATGAGTTTTCTAGGAGATTTTCGGTTTGAGATTGATCGCACCAACAAACTTCTCACCTTGAAACCTCCCCAGACTCAGGATGAACTGGTGTGGGATAATAAGCCGGGAAACTGGTGGAAAAGCCGGTTTGAACATTATGATGCGACTATAAAGAGTTATGCTTCCCGCGCGGATCTTCTCAGGAGGCGTGGACACGCAAAGGCGATGAACATGCAAAATACAGTGGAATTTTACAAAGCTCTGCGCCAAAAACTGGAAACACAGGCTTCCATTTCCGGCCTGCCGGTTCGTTTCCGGTCATCCATGTAA
- a CDS encoding 1-acyl-sn-glycerol-3-phosphate acyltransferase → MGYCFAIIRIGIYSIVFLVFVVIGICVHVLFFMSPPKLLKWIAFFTQLWARVTCKVLNTQVRIEGDTSIKPGSLIVANHVGSPDIYVLSASFKGFFVSKSEIAEWPFLGWLVRLGKTVFADRSKRYQVKALIREIEQRLKSEQSVILFPEAQATEGKDVIPFKSAVFEAAVLADRPVVPIEIHYHDGHEPTIAFYGDSFIRHITELLKAPGLLATVTVLPQIPPGPKRQALATKSYQAIRDRHDRWEA, encoded by the coding sequence ATGGGATATTGTTTCGCCATCATTCGGATTGGAATTTATTCCATAGTATTTTTGGTGTTTGTGGTCATAGGAATCTGCGTGCATGTTTTGTTTTTTATGTCGCCGCCTAAGCTTTTAAAGTGGATCGCTTTTTTCACACAATTATGGGCCCGGGTGACCTGTAAGGTTTTAAACACACAGGTTCGGATTGAGGGGGATACTTCCATAAAACCCGGATCATTGATTGTTGCCAACCATGTTGGATCGCCAGATATATATGTGTTAAGTGCCAGTTTTAAAGGGTTTTTTGTGTCCAAATCGGAGATTGCCGAATGGCCTTTTCTAGGTTGGCTTGTGAGATTGGGGAAGACCGTTTTTGCAGACCGGAGCAAACGTTATCAAGTCAAAGCTCTTATTAGGGAAATTGAACAGCGTTTAAAGAGTGAACAGTCTGTAATACTTTTTCCAGAAGCCCAGGCAACGGAAGGAAAAGATGTGATTCCCTTCAAATCCGCAGTTTTCGAGGCAGCCGTTCTTGCCGACCGGCCCGTGGTACCCATAGAGATTCACTACCATGATGGACATGAGCCAACAATTGCATTTTATGGAGACAGTTTCATCCGCCATATTACTGAATTGCTCAAGGCGCCCGGGCTTTTAGCAACGGTAACAGTCTTGCCGCAAATTCCACCGGGACCGAAAAGGCAGGCTCTGGCGACAAAAAGCTATCAGGCCATTCGTGATAGACATGATCGCTGGGAAGCTTAG